The Methanobrevibacter sp. nucleotide sequence GAAGTAGAATTACCCCCAGTAGAATTATCATCTACATCAGTAGTTTCATTAGAATCAGAAATAATTGTGCTGATGTCACCATCATCACAGAAAATATCATCATTAGTACTTTCCATTACAGAATCAGTGAAATTATCTGATGCTGAAACAGATGAAATACTAACAAATAATATTAACATTAATATCATCAAACGTTTCATATCATCACACAACCTTTATTGTCAACATTTGTTTCTATAATTTTTCCATCATATTTACTCCAACATTCTTTAACATCATCAATTGACTCTTCATCAACGATTGCAACAAATGAAGAGCCAGTACCAGATAATCCGGAAGCAATAGCTCCTGATTGAAGGGCATCAACAGCTATTGTTGAATCAAATCCTAAAGTTGCGGAATAAATTAATCCATTTAAATTTAATGCTTTAAAATAATTTTTTTGCTTTGCAAATTCAAAAGCGGTTTCAACCAGAGGCGCTAACAATTTCATTCTTTCAGGGTCTGAATCACCTGATTTCGAATAGAAATTAGGCATATATACTAAAATAGGATGTTCTTCCATTTTTTCTTTTACAATGAACTCCCTGTTTTTATTATCGGTCACTACAACCCCTCCGAAATAGGAAGCTGTTGCATCATCAAAAGAGCCGGTTATTGTAACTCCCGCATCCAGCGATGCATCAATTGCCATGTTAATTGTTTCCAAATCATCAAGAGGAGCTAAATCAAATTCCTCGCTGATTATTGAAGATACAACTTTAACGATTGCATTAGATGAGGCGCTGCTGCTTGACAGTCCAGATGCCATCGGTAAACTAGATTGTGTTTTCAAATCAACTCCAAATTCATTTTTATCAATATTATAATGCTTGAACACCTTTTCGGCACACAAATGCATTAATCCAGTATCTGCTCCAACATCATTGGAGCAAGTAATCGAATTACTTGTTGATTTGGCAATGCATCTAATATCCAAACCAATGCCGAATGCTGAACCAAAGCCAGTTGCAATAGCATTAATGATTGTTGCCGAACCTGGAGACCTCACAGCTTTTTTCATTATTTAACCTCATCATAAGGAATATCCACTTTTGAAAATATCTTGGCCCTGCTTCTTGCATTTAATGATAAAGCCACCCTATACTCCTCATCATTAATTACCTTATCGATTGCGCTTGCAATTGAAGAAACTTTGTTAGGATTGATTAAAAGACCCACATCTTCATTAATAATTTCGGTTATTCCTCCCACATCACTACCGATTACAGGTTTACCGCATGCTAAAGCTTCAATTAAAACTATGCCAAAACTTTCAGAAAAGGAAGGTAGTACCAAAACATCACAACTAGGAATAATGTTTTCCACATCATTTCTAGACCCTGTGAATATCACATCACGGACGTTTTCGTCCTCAACTTTCTTGTTAAGCTTTTTATATAAAGGCCCATCACCTACAATGACCAGATAATAATCACT carries:
- a CDS encoding shikimate kinase, whose translation is MKKAVRSPGSATIINAIATGFGSAFGIGLDIRCIAKSTSNSITCSNDVGADTGLMHLCAEKVFKHYNIDKNEFGVDLKTQSSLPMASGLSSSSASSNAIVKVVSSIISEEFDLAPLDDLETINMAIDASLDAGVTITGSFDDATASYFGGVVVTDNKNREFIVKEKMEEHPILVYMPNFYSKSGDSDPERMKLLAPLVETAFEFAKQKNYFKALNLNGLIYSATLGFDSTIAVDALQSGAIASGLSGTGSSFVAIVDEESIDDVKECWSKYDGKIIETNVDNKGCVMI